The proteins below come from a single Micromonospora citrea genomic window:
- a CDS encoding response regulator: MTEATVPARPVRILLADDQPLLRTGFRMVLGTEDDLDIVAEAGDGLEAVDLARRLLPDVVLMDIRMPRMDGVAATRAIVDARLPVRVLILTTFDLDEYVVGALRAGASGFLAKDVPAEDLVTAIRTVAAGDAVVAPRILKRLLDRFADLLPDPAAAPPKALGSLTEREREVLVHVARGLSNAEIARALSVSETTIKTHVGHVLTKLGLRDRVQAVVLAYESGLVRPKG; this comes from the coding sequence GTGACCGAGGCGACGGTGCCGGCGCGGCCGGTGCGCATCCTGCTCGCCGACGACCAGCCGCTGCTGCGTACGGGCTTCCGGATGGTGCTCGGCACGGAGGACGACCTGGACATCGTGGCCGAGGCCGGCGACGGTCTGGAGGCGGTGGACCTGGCCCGCCGGCTGCTGCCCGACGTGGTCCTGATGGACATCCGGATGCCGCGGATGGACGGGGTGGCCGCGACCCGGGCGATCGTCGACGCCCGCCTGCCGGTGCGGGTGCTGATCCTGACCACGTTCGACCTCGACGAGTACGTGGTGGGGGCGCTGCGGGCGGGGGCGAGCGGCTTCCTGGCCAAGGACGTGCCGGCCGAGGACCTGGTCACGGCGATCCGCACGGTGGCGGCCGGGGACGCGGTGGTGGCGCCGCGCATCCTCAAGCGGCTGCTGGACCGCTTCGCCGACCTGCTGCCCGACCCGGCGGCGGCCCCGCCGAAGGCCCTCGGCTCGCTGACCGAACGCGAGCGGGAGGTGCTCGTGCACGTCGCGCGGGGCCTGTCGAACGCCGAGATCGCCCGGGCGCTGTCGGTCAGCGAGACCACCATCAAGACCCACGTCGGGCACGTGCTGACCAAGCTGGGGCTGCGCGACCGGGTGCAGGCCGTGGTGCTGGCGTACGAGTCGGGGCTGGTGCGCCCCAAGGGGTAG
- a CDS encoding HAD family hydrolase has translation MLFDMDGTLVDSEKLWDVALQELAARCGGVLSDAARKAMVGSSMAASMRLLHDDLGQPERDPEASAAWINARILELFRTGLSWRPGALTLLRAVRAAGIPTALVTSSGRPLVEVALDTLGRDSFDVVVCGDEVDAAKPHPEPYLTAARLLDVPIARCVAIEDSPTGVASALAAGAAVLAVPAEVPIEPLDGVHQVESLTAADLELLAALLGAPPAGA, from the coding sequence GTGCTCTTCGACATGGACGGCACCCTGGTCGACAGCGAGAAGCTGTGGGACGTCGCTCTGCAAGAGCTGGCGGCCCGGTGCGGCGGCGTCCTCTCCGACGCGGCCCGCAAGGCGATGGTCGGCAGCAGCATGGCCGCGTCGATGCGGCTCCTGCACGACGACCTGGGCCAGCCGGAACGCGACCCCGAGGCCAGCGCGGCCTGGATCAACGCCCGCATCCTGGAGCTGTTCCGCACCGGGCTGAGCTGGCGTCCCGGCGCGCTGACGCTGCTGCGGGCCGTACGCGCGGCGGGCATCCCGACGGCGTTGGTGACCTCCAGCGGCCGACCCCTGGTGGAGGTCGCGCTGGACACCCTCGGGCGGGACAGCTTCGACGTGGTGGTGTGCGGCGACGAGGTCGACGCGGCCAAGCCGCACCCGGAGCCGTACCTGACCGCCGCTCGACTGCTCGACGTGCCGATCGCCCGCTGCGTGGCGATCGAGGATTCCCCGACGGGGGTGGCCAGCGCCCTCGCCGCCGGCGCGGCGGTACTGGCCGTGCCGGCGGAGGTGCCGATCGAGCCGCTCGACGGCGTACACCAGGTGGAGAGCCTGACGGCGGCGGACCTGGAGCTGCTGGCGGCCCTGCTCGGGGCGCCCCCGGCCGGCGCCTGA
- a CDS encoding DinB family protein gives MDRCDECGFDYADVSPDELPTLLRAFAGRYAAALTEVRQVRRRPAEGVWSPLEYACHVRDVLGVQAERLALALRVDEPEFAPMGRDERAVAEAYNEQDPATVLATLGAAADDLADRFRVLGPADLARTGIYPWPRPHARTLLWLGRHTIHEGEHHLLDIRRAARSQAAHQDPGDRPGRRTTEAGPVAGEDRP, from the coding sequence GTGGACCGGTGCGACGAGTGCGGCTTCGACTACGCCGACGTCTCCCCCGACGAACTGCCGACGCTCCTGCGGGCGTTCGCCGGCCGATACGCCGCCGCCCTCACCGAGGTGCGGCAGGTGCGCCGGCGACCGGCCGAGGGCGTGTGGTCGCCGCTGGAGTACGCCTGCCACGTCCGGGACGTGCTCGGCGTGCAGGCCGAACGACTCGCCCTGGCGCTGCGCGTCGACGAGCCGGAGTTCGCCCCGATGGGGCGCGACGAGCGGGCGGTGGCCGAGGCGTACAACGAACAGGATCCCGCGACCGTGCTGGCCACGCTGGGCGCCGCCGCCGACGACCTGGCCGACCGCTTCCGCGTGCTCGGCCCCGCCGACCTCGCCCGCACCGGGATCTATCCGTGGCCGCGACCGCACGCCCGGACGCTGCTGTGGCTCGGTCGGCACACGATCCACGAGGGCGAACACCACCTGCTCGACATCCGCCGCGCCGCGCGGTCGCAGGCCGCCCACCAGGACCCCGGCGACCGCCCGGGTCGACGGACCACCGAGGCCGGGCCGGTCGCCGGGGAGGACCGCCCGTAG
- a CDS encoding ABC transporter permease: MFRATWKSLLARKVRLILSGLAVVLGVMFVSGAFVLTDTLGRSFDSIFADAYEGVDVNVAAKPKIDVAETEGMQVPPPLPAATLDKVRAVPGVAEATGVVGVDGARLIGSNGKVVASFGPPQLGENWTGESDLVRLREGRPPQADDEIVINKALATAGRVKVGDRVGVLTLKPKQEFTIVGIFGYSGDRDSIGGANEIMFTTPVAQRLMLGAPDTFSNITVTAAGGVSEESLRDAVAAAVGADYEVKTGEQLSEEAAASMKEALSFFNRILLGFAAVALLVGTFLILNTFSIIVAQRTRELALMRAIGASGGQIIGSVVLEAVAVGLIASVLGLGAGIGIGALLAYLFSTFAGGLTLAGVGVPLSAVIGAFAVGLVITVVAALLPALRASRIPPIAAMQDVANPDRPLTKVTVAGAIVTAVGAGLLALGLTGNAGGSTLVTILGGVLFAFIGVALLTPLISRPVVSLLGAIFAWSVPGKLGRLNSGRNPRRTAITAAALMVGIALVTGVTVILDSAKSSISALAQDTLKAELVISGAQSGPRPPSFDPGVLEKAAAIPGVRLADGEYGDMAVVGGERTWVAASSDVAALRQIFGAEATAGTIDRLAPDEMLVSSDTAKSRGLSVGSRVPVQLARGEARTYTVAGIYASSELTNPVVLPPEAARDFAIPQPIQGFIQLAPGARVADVQPQIEALLADSPEVSVADREAFIDQQAGQLDGLLTMIQILLALAIVIAVLGIVNTLALSVLERTRELGLLRAIGLRRAQTMRMITVEAVVISVFGALLGVVVGAGLGAAVVEALRDEGITDLVLPWSQMGVFLGLAAIIGVVAAALPAVRAARINVLGAIAHD; the protein is encoded by the coding sequence ATGTTCCGCGCGACGTGGAAGAGCCTGCTGGCCCGCAAGGTCCGGCTGATCCTCTCCGGCCTGGCCGTGGTGCTGGGCGTCATGTTCGTCTCCGGCGCGTTCGTGCTCACCGACACGCTCGGCCGCTCCTTCGACTCGATCTTCGCCGACGCGTACGAGGGGGTGGACGTCAACGTCGCCGCCAAGCCGAAGATCGACGTGGCGGAGACCGAGGGCATGCAGGTGCCCCCGCCGCTGCCGGCGGCCACCCTGGACAAGGTCCGCGCGGTGCCTGGCGTGGCGGAGGCGACCGGGGTCGTCGGCGTCGACGGGGCGCGGCTGATCGGCAGCAACGGCAAGGTCGTCGCGTCGTTCGGCCCGCCGCAGCTGGGCGAGAACTGGACGGGCGAGAGCGACCTGGTGCGGCTGCGCGAGGGCCGGCCGCCGCAGGCCGACGACGAGATCGTGATCAACAAGGCGCTGGCCACGGCCGGCAGGGTGAAGGTCGGCGACCGGGTCGGCGTGCTGACCCTCAAGCCGAAGCAGGAGTTCACCATCGTCGGCATCTTCGGCTACAGCGGCGACCGGGACTCGATCGGCGGCGCCAACGAGATCATGTTCACCACGCCCGTCGCGCAGCGGCTGATGCTCGGCGCGCCGGACACCTTCAGCAACATCACGGTCACCGCCGCCGGCGGGGTGTCGGAGGAGTCGCTGCGCGACGCCGTGGCCGCCGCGGTGGGCGCCGACTACGAGGTGAAGACCGGCGAGCAGTTGTCCGAGGAGGCGGCGGCCAGCATGAAGGAGGCGCTGTCCTTCTTCAACCGGATCCTGCTCGGCTTCGCCGCGGTGGCGCTGCTGGTGGGCACGTTCCTGATCCTCAACACCTTCTCGATCATCGTGGCGCAGCGCACCCGTGAGCTGGCGCTGATGCGCGCCATCGGGGCCAGCGGCGGGCAGATCATCGGGTCGGTGGTGCTGGAGGCCGTCGCGGTGGGGCTGATCGCCTCGGTGCTCGGGCTGGGCGCGGGCATCGGCATCGGCGCGCTGCTGGCGTACCTGTTCAGCACCTTCGCCGGCGGGCTGACCCTGGCCGGGGTCGGCGTGCCGCTGTCGGCCGTGATCGGCGCGTTCGCCGTCGGCCTGGTGATCACGGTGGTCGCCGCGCTGCTGCCGGCCCTGCGGGCGTCCCGGATCCCGCCGATCGCGGCGATGCAGGACGTGGCCAACCCCGACCGCCCGCTGACGAAGGTCACGGTGGCCGGCGCGATCGTCACCGCCGTCGGCGCCGGGCTGCTGGCCCTGGGCCTCACGGGCAACGCCGGGGGCAGCACGCTGGTCACCATCCTCGGCGGCGTGCTGTTCGCCTTCATCGGCGTGGCGCTGCTGACGCCGCTGATCAGCCGTCCGGTGGTGAGCCTGCTCGGCGCGATCTTCGCCTGGTCGGTGCCGGGCAAGCTGGGTCGGCTCAACTCCGGCCGCAACCCACGCCGCACCGCCATCACCGCCGCGGCGCTGATGGTGGGCATCGCCCTGGTGACCGGGGTGACCGTCATCCTGGACTCGGCGAAGAGCAGCATCAGCGCGCTCGCCCAGGACACGCTCAAGGCGGAGCTGGTGATCTCCGGGGCACAGAGCGGCCCCCGACCGCCGAGCTTCGACCCGGGGGTGCTGGAGAAGGCCGCGGCGATCCCCGGGGTGCGCCTCGCCGACGGCGAGTACGGCGACATGGCCGTGGTCGGCGGCGAACGCACCTGGGTGGCGGCGAGCAGCGACGTCGCCGCGCTGCGGCAGATCTTCGGCGCCGAGGCCACCGCCGGGACCATCGACCGGCTCGCGCCGGACGAGATGCTGGTCAGCTCGGACACCGCGAAGTCGCGCGGGCTCTCCGTCGGCTCCCGGGTGCCGGTACAGCTGGCCCGGGGCGAGGCGCGGACCTACACGGTGGCCGGCATCTACGCCAGCTCGGAGCTGACGAACCCGGTGGTGCTGCCGCCGGAGGCGGCGCGCGACTTCGCCATCCCGCAGCCGATCCAGGGCTTCATCCAGCTGGCCCCGGGCGCCCGGGTCGCCGACGTGCAGCCGCAGATCGAGGCGCTGCTGGCCGACTCGCCCGAGGTGTCGGTGGCCGACCGCGAGGCGTTCATCGACCAGCAGGCCGGCCAGCTCGACGGCCTGCTCACGATGATCCAGATCCTGCTGGCGCTGGCCATCGTGATCGCCGTGCTCGGCATCGTCAACACCCTGGCGCTGTCGGTGCTGGAGCGCACCCGCGAGCTGGGGCTGCTGCGGGCCATCGGCCTGCGACGGGCGCAGACCATGCGGATGATCACCGTCGAGGCGGTGGTGATCTCGGTCTTCGGCGCGCTGCTCGGTGTCGTCGTCGGCGCCGGACTCGGCGCGGCCGTGGTGGAGGCGCTGCGTGACGAGGGGATCACCGACCTGGTGCTGCCCTGGTCCCAGATGGGGGTCTTCCTCGGCCTGGCCGCGATCATCGGGGTCGTCGCCGCGGCACTGCCGGCCGTCCGGGCCGCCCGGATCAACGTCCTGGGCGCCATCGCCCACGACTGA
- a CDS encoding ABC transporter ATP-binding protein has translation MTATIGQQAQAAARASDVWKVYGSGEAQVVALRGVSAEFERGRFTAIMGPSGSGKSTLMHCLAGLDSVTRGTVSIGDTTVTGLGDAGLTKLRRDKVGFIFQQFNLLPTLTAKENILLPLSIAGRKPDPAWYDTVIATVGLQDRLGHRPAQLSGGQQQRVACARALVSRPEVIFADEPTGNLDSRSGAEVLNFLRNSVREHGQTIVMVTHDPTAAAYADRVVFLADGQIVSELIEPTAETVLDTMKKLDTVTEVAR, from the coding sequence GTGACCGCGACGATAGGCCAGCAGGCGCAGGCCGCGGCCCGAGCGAGCGACGTGTGGAAGGTGTACGGCAGCGGCGAGGCGCAGGTCGTCGCGCTGCGGGGGGTCAGCGCGGAGTTCGAGCGGGGCCGGTTCACCGCGATCATGGGCCCGTCGGGCTCGGGCAAGTCGACGCTGATGCACTGCCTGGCCGGCCTCGACTCGGTCACCCGCGGCACGGTGTCGATCGGCGACACCACCGTCACCGGCCTCGGCGACGCCGGCCTGACGAAGCTGCGCCGGGACAAGGTCGGCTTCATCTTCCAGCAGTTCAACCTGCTGCCGACGCTGACGGCGAAGGAGAACATCCTGCTACCGCTGTCGATCGCCGGCCGCAAGCCGGACCCGGCCTGGTACGACACGGTGATCGCCACGGTGGGCCTGCAGGACCGGCTGGGCCACCGGCCGGCGCAGCTCTCCGGCGGGCAGCAGCAGCGCGTGGCCTGCGCCCGGGCGCTGGTCTCCCGCCCCGAGGTGATCTTCGCCGACGAGCCGACGGGCAACCTGGACTCCCGCTCCGGCGCGGAGGTGCTGAACTTCCTGCGCAACTCCGTCCGCGAGCACGGGCAGACCATCGTGATGGTCACCCACGACCCGACCGCGGCCGCGTACGCCGACCGGGTGGTCTTCCTCGCCGACGGGCAGATCGTCTCGGAGCTGATCGAGCCCACCGCCGAGACCGTGCTGGACACCATGAAGAAGCTGGACACCGTCACCGAGGTGGCCCGCTGA
- a CDS encoding calcium:proton antiporter — MAASLRSRLTDWTVSVPLLAVVTLLLTWGRELPGPVVVVVAAFLAGAVLAAVHHAEVVAHRVGEPYGSLVLAVAVTVIEVALIVTLMISGGEKAQSLARDTVFAAVMITCNGILGLSLLIGALRRRVAVFNSEGTGGALATVATLAALSLVVPTFTTSRPGPQFSPAQLAFAAVASLALYGLFVMVQTGRHRDYFLPVTNDGRVVDADGHAAPPSNRAALLSLGLLLVALVAVVGDAKTVSPAIESAVAGANLPQSFVGVVIALLVLLPETIAAARAARRDRVQISLNLALGSAMASIGLTIPAIALASIWLEGPLLLGLGGTQLTLLALTVVTGVLTVVPGRATVLQGGVHLVLLAAFVVLAASP, encoded by the coding sequence ATGGCCGCGTCGCTCCGCTCACGTCTGACCGACTGGACCGTCTCCGTACCGCTGCTCGCGGTCGTGACGTTGCTCCTCACCTGGGGCCGCGAGCTGCCCGGTCCCGTCGTGGTCGTGGTGGCCGCCTTCCTGGCCGGCGCGGTGCTGGCGGCCGTGCACCACGCCGAGGTGGTCGCCCACAGGGTGGGGGAGCCGTACGGTTCGCTGGTCCTCGCCGTGGCCGTCACCGTCATCGAGGTCGCCCTCATCGTCACCCTCATGATCAGCGGCGGAGAGAAAGCCCAGTCCCTCGCGCGGGACACCGTCTTCGCCGCGGTGATGATCACCTGCAACGGGATACTCGGCCTGTCGTTGCTGATCGGCGCGCTGCGCCGCCGGGTCGCCGTGTTCAACTCGGAGGGCACCGGCGGTGCGCTGGCCACCGTCGCCACCCTCGCGGCACTGAGCCTCGTGGTGCCGACCTTCACCACCAGCCGGCCGGGCCCGCAGTTCAGCCCCGCCCAGCTCGCCTTCGCCGCCGTTGCCTCGCTCGCGCTCTACGGCCTGTTCGTGATGGTGCAGACCGGCCGGCACCGCGACTACTTCCTGCCGGTGACCAACGACGGGCGGGTGGTCGACGCCGACGGGCACGCCGCGCCGCCGTCGAACCGGGCCGCCCTGCTCAGCCTCGGACTGCTGCTGGTGGCGCTGGTCGCCGTGGTCGGCGACGCCAAGACGGTCTCCCCGGCGATCGAGTCCGCCGTCGCCGGCGCGAACCTGCCCCAGTCCTTCGTCGGCGTGGTGATCGCGCTGCTGGTGCTGCTGCCCGAGACGATCGCCGCCGCCCGCGCCGCCCGCCGCGACCGCGTGCAGATCAGCCTGAACCTGGCGCTCGGCTCCGCCATGGCCAGCATCGGGCTGACCATCCCGGCGATAGCGCTTGCCTCGATCTGGCTGGAGGGCCCGCTGCTGCTCGGCCTCGGTGGCACCCAGCTCACCCTGCTCGCCCTCACCGTCGTCACGGGCGTGCTGACCGTGGTGCCGGGGCGCGCCACCGTGCTGCAGGGCGGCGTGCACCTGGTGCTGCTCGCCGCGTTCGTGGTCCTCGCCGCCAGCCCTTGA
- a CDS encoding DUF899 domain-containing protein, with amino-acid sequence MEKPRTVSADEWRQARDDLLKAEKELTRAQDALAARRRRLPMVRFDNDYRFDTPTGARTLLELFEGRRQLVVYQFMDSGPDHHCPGCTWFTDSVPVTGLARLAQRGISWATVSDMPLAQIEAYKARRGWTLPFVSSHGTSFAADCGAGRGFMLSVFLRDGEDVHRTYDTTARGVDRLVFVNSILDLTPYGRQEDWEDSPPGWPQQPTYG; translated from the coding sequence ATGGAGAAGCCACGGACAGTGTCGGCCGACGAGTGGCGGCAGGCCCGCGACGACCTGCTGAAGGCCGAGAAGGAGCTCACCCGCGCGCAGGACGCGCTCGCCGCCCGCCGGCGTCGCCTCCCGATGGTCCGGTTCGACAACGACTACCGGTTCGACACCCCCACCGGCGCCCGCACCCTGCTCGAGTTGTTCGAGGGCCGGCGTCAGCTCGTGGTCTACCAGTTCATGGACAGCGGCCCCGACCACCACTGCCCGGGCTGCACGTGGTTCACCGACAGCGTCCCGGTGACCGGGCTGGCGCGGCTGGCGCAGCGGGGCATCAGCTGGGCGACCGTGTCGGACATGCCGCTGGCGCAGATCGAGGCGTACAAGGCGCGTCGGGGCTGGACGCTGCCGTTCGTCTCGTCGCACGGCACGTCGTTCGCGGCGGACTGCGGGGCCGGGCGCGGGTTCATGCTCAGCGTGTTCCTGCGCGACGGTGAGGACGTCCACCGCACCTACGACACCACCGCCCGCGGCGTCGACCGGCTCGTCTTCGTCAACAGCATCCTCGACCTCACCCCGTACGGCCGGCAGGAGGACTGGGAGGACTCCCCGCCCGGCTGGCCGCAGCAGCCCACGTACGGCTGA
- a CDS encoding serine/threonine-protein kinase, protein MRSITGDDIPNRPGRVPSSRRNRTSTLTEGQTTHTRSVSITSAFWISADRALYQSISSSEAVSVWDLGPSDPRLVGPYRTRAVLGEGGMGRVLLATTTDGRLAAVKLVRGAFAADDDSFRQRLHREALAARRVDSPHTARVIGADATAGVPWLAYEFHHGPTLGQALQAAGPLDTDTVLHLAAGLATALRDIHAHNFIHRDLSASNVLLTDDGPIVIDFGIARPTGLPDDTTDTRIATVTQTGMIIGNPGFMSPEQAMGATQLTPASDIFALGTVLVLAATGHNPFQGATSEQTRLNIMTKEPDLDRVPPRLRHIVEPCLTRDPTQRPDAPTLLTTLGPPPHPHHPWPDPIAQLTETQQAEIRRYTQPAPTKILPGPRDLNPTKIFTRWRGSAAVQRDAPVAVESIVEPAADVSIRRPRLDRRATSLLALALACVAALVVAVPWAIGGDDATPDGSPEAADTFSARIEHSYGTTVIKTRPKRVATWGWGATEAAIALGTFPVGVAGKGSGRGLMPWVADAYRAKGVGLPVVFDPDSAAGKVPYEQIFSTAPDLILAPYSGLSREQYDKLSAVAPVVARPDSVDMWEGVVAVTAAALGLEGRGREILADADAYLSALGKQHELTGLTFAAIVHNRLEREVTVFSETSPPVRVLERLGMKLAGSVADLAPTGGDVMYDLDYEDLDKLDCDIVVVYSNSREMADRDLANKDLKALPAFAAGRIAQVADADGWDALASPTVLSIRSPAGMAKLARSLAQATPK, encoded by the coding sequence GTGCGCTCAATCACCGGCGACGACATTCCGAACAGGCCCGGACGCGTCCCCTCTTCGCGCCGAAACAGGACCTCCACGCTCACCGAGGGGCAGACGACGCATACCCGATCGGTTAGCATCACAAGCGCCTTCTGGATCAGCGCAGACAGGGCTCTGTATCAATCTATTTCCAGCTCAGAGGCGGTGTCTGTGTGGGATTTGGGGCCGTCCGATCCTCGTCTGGTCGGGCCGTACCGGACTCGTGCGGTGCTGGGCGAGGGTGGGATGGGTCGGGTGCTGCTGGCCACCACCACCGACGGTCGACTCGCCGCGGTGAAACTGGTCCGCGGGGCGTTCGCCGCCGACGATGACTCCTTCCGGCAGCGTCTGCACCGCGAGGCCCTCGCCGCACGCCGGGTCGACAGCCCCCACACCGCCCGGGTGATCGGCGCCGACGCCACCGCCGGCGTGCCCTGGCTGGCCTACGAATTCCATCACGGACCCACCCTCGGCCAGGCCCTTCAGGCGGCCGGGCCACTCGACACCGACACCGTGCTGCACCTGGCCGCCGGCCTCGCCACCGCGTTACGCGACATCCACGCCCACAACTTCATCCACCGCGACCTGTCCGCCTCCAACGTGCTGCTCACCGACGACGGCCCGATCGTCATCGACTTCGGAATCGCCCGCCCCACCGGCCTGCCCGACGACACCACCGACACCAGGATCGCCACCGTCACCCAGACCGGCATGATCATCGGCAACCCCGGCTTCATGTCCCCCGAACAAGCGATGGGCGCCACCCAACTCACCCCCGCCAGCGACATCTTCGCCCTCGGAACCGTGCTGGTGCTGGCAGCCACCGGCCACAACCCCTTCCAGGGCGCCACCAGCGAACAAACCCGCCTCAACATCATGACCAAAGAACCCGACCTCGACCGGGTTCCCCCACGACTACGCCACATCGTCGAACCCTGCCTCACCCGCGACCCCACCCAACGCCCCGACGCCCCCACCCTCCTCACCACCCTCGGCCCACCACCCCACCCACACCACCCCTGGCCCGACCCCATCGCCCAACTCACCGAAACCCAGCAAGCCGAAATCCGCCGATACACCCAACCCGCCCCCACCAAAATCCTCCCCGGCCCCCGCGACCTCAACCCCACAAAAATCTTCACGCGGTGGCGGGGATCGGCGGCCGTGCAGCGCGACGCGCCGGTGGCTGTGGAGTCCATCGTCGAGCCGGCGGCCGACGTGTCGATCCGCAGGCCCCGGCTGGACAGGCGTGCCACGTCGCTGCTCGCCCTGGCGCTCGCGTGCGTCGCCGCGCTGGTCGTCGCGGTCCCGTGGGCGATCGGCGGCGACGACGCCACCCCCGACGGTTCGCCGGAGGCCGCGGACACCTTCTCCGCCAGGATCGAACACTCCTACGGCACGACAGTCATCAAGACACGACCGAAACGGGTGGCGACGTGGGGCTGGGGCGCCACCGAGGCCGCCATCGCCCTGGGCACCTTTCCGGTCGGCGTCGCCGGAAAGGGCTCCGGTCGGGGCCTCATGCCCTGGGTCGCCGACGCCTACCGCGCCAAGGGCGTCGGGTTGCCGGTCGTCTTCGACCCGGACAGTGCGGCCGGAAAGGTGCCCTACGAGCAGATATTCTCGACCGCCCCCGACCTGATCCTGGCACCGTACTCCGGGCTGTCCCGGGAGCAGTACGACAAGCTCAGCGCCGTGGCGCCCGTCGTGGCTCGTCCCGACTCGGTCGACATGTGGGAGGGGGTCGTCGCGGTCACCGCCGCCGCGCTCGGCCTGGAAGGCAGAGGAAGGGAGATCCTCGCCGACGCCGACGCCTACCTCTCCGCACTGGGCAAGCAGCACGAGCTGACGGGACTGACCTTCGCCGCGATCGTCCACAATCGTCTCGAACGAGAGGTCACGGTCTTCTCGGAAACTTCCCCGCCCGTCCGGGTTCTCGAACGGTTGGGCATGAAACTCGCCGGCTCTGTCGCGGACCTGGCGCCAACAGGTGGTGACGTCATGTACGACCTCGACTACGAGGATCTCGACAAGTTGGACTGCGACATCGTCGTGGTGTACTCCAACAGTCGGGAGATGGCCGATCGGGACCTGGCCAACAAGGACCTGAAGGCGCTGCCGGCCTTCGCGGCGGGGAGGATCGCCCAGGTGGCCGACGCCGACGGCTGGGACGCTCTCGCGTCGCCGACGGTGCTGTCGATCCGCTCGCCCGCCGGCATGGCGAAGCTGGCCCGGTCACTGGCGCAGGCAACCCCGAAGTGA
- a CDS encoding alpha/beta fold hydrolase, producing the protein MTSAAVHHRTVDVDGIGIFYRETGPAAAPVVLLPHGYPSSSFQFRHLLPALGDRWRAIAPDQPGFGYSDTPDPERFAYTFDAHAEVLRRFAETLRLTRYVIYLQDYGSQFGLRLAMSAPERVAGLVIQNGDIYPDQHGPRYEPLKQFWRAPTDEGRDRLAAAVGEEGFRTEFLGELPDRLRDRVSPDLWRLAAALTTPRRRANLVRLLADQGSTVAWFPRQQEYLRRHRPPTLIVWGPHDGYMPEGAARAYLRDLPDAELHLLDGGHWLLETHLDDVVRLLRDFLGRVHR; encoded by the coding sequence GTGACCTCCGCAGCCGTGCACCACCGGACCGTCGACGTCGACGGGATCGGCATCTTCTACCGGGAGACCGGGCCGGCGGCGGCGCCGGTGGTGCTGCTGCCGCACGGCTACCCGTCGTCGTCGTTCCAGTTCCGTCACCTCCTCCCCGCGCTCGGCGACCGGTGGCGGGCCATCGCCCCCGACCAGCCCGGCTTCGGCTACAGCGACACGCCCGACCCCGAGCGCTTCGCGTACACCTTCGACGCCCACGCCGAGGTGCTGCGCCGGTTCGCCGAGACGCTGCGACTCACCCGATACGTGATCTACCTTCAGGACTACGGCAGCCAGTTCGGGCTGCGCCTGGCGATGTCGGCCCCCGAGCGGGTCGCCGGCCTGGTCATCCAGAACGGCGACATCTACCCCGACCAGCACGGGCCCAGGTACGAGCCGCTCAAGCAGTTCTGGCGCGCCCCGACCGACGAGGGCCGCGACCGCCTCGCCGCGGCCGTCGGCGAGGAGGGCTTCCGCACCGAGTTCCTGGGGGAACTGCCCGACCGGCTGCGCGACCGGGTGAGCCCGGACCTGTGGCGGCTCGCCGCCGCGCTGACCACACCGCGGCGGCGCGCCAACCTGGTCCGCCTCCTCGCCGACCAGGGCAGCACCGTCGCCTGGTTCCCCCGGCAGCAGGAATACCTGCGCCGGCACCGGCCACCGACACTGATCGTCTGGGGGCCGCACGACGGCTACATGCCCGAAGGCGCCGCCCGCGCCTACCTGCGGGACCTGCCCGACGCCGAGCTGCACCTGCTCGACGGCGGACACTGGCTGCTGGAGACGCACCTCGACGACGTGGTCCGGCTGCTGCGCGACTTCCTCGGGCGGGTCCATCGCTGA